In one Fusobacteriaceae bacterium genomic region, the following are encoded:
- a CDS encoding acyl-CoA dehydrogenase family protein, giving the protein MYLTEKHALVRKLARDFALKELTKDVLDQTEESGVFPEEIYQKMAKIGLLGIKIPKEYGGQGSDARSYAVVIEEITRVSAVASLYVSSANSLSGGPFLLSGTEEQKQKYLRPIVTGQYKLCFGLTEPGAGSDPAAMTTFAQKDGDYYVLNGRKTFITMAPLSEYAVIYAKTERNKGIKGISAFIVDMKLPGVSCGKPEHKMGLIGCATSDIILDDVRVHKSEMLGEEGKGFINAMKTLDTGRLGVAAQSIGLAQGCLDEAVKYAKERKQFGRRIADFQGISFMIADMATKLEAAKELVYKTAYLLDANQDTTLSASMAKLFASEVCNEIAAKTLQIHGGYGYIKDYKIERMYRDCRVFTIYEGTSQVQRIVISGKLLKK; this is encoded by the coding sequence TAAAAGAGCTCACGAAAGATGTGCTGGATCAGACTGAAGAAAGTGGGGTTTTTCCGGAAGAGATATATCAAAAAATGGCCAAAATCGGCCTTTTGGGAATCAAAATTCCAAAAGAATACGGAGGACAGGGATCAGACGCGAGATCCTATGCGGTTGTCATAGAAGAAATCACTCGCGTAAGCGCTGTAGCAAGCCTCTATGTCTCCTCGGCAAATTCTCTTTCGGGTGGACCTTTTTTGCTCTCGGGAACCGAAGAACAAAAACAAAAATACCTGCGCCCCATCGTAACCGGGCAATACAAACTCTGTTTCGGGCTGACAGAACCGGGGGCTGGCTCCGATCCGGCGGCGATGACGACGTTTGCCCAGAAAGACGGGGATTATTATGTGCTGAACGGTCGAAAAACGTTCATAACAATGGCGCCGCTTTCTGAATACGCGGTAATATACGCGAAAACAGAGCGAAATAAAGGGATAAAAGGCATCAGCGCATTTATCGTCGATATGAAACTGCCGGGGGTTTCCTGTGGGAAGCCGGAGCATAAAATGGGGCTTATCGGTTGCGCAACCAGCGATATTATTCTTGATGACGTCCGCGTGCACAAATCCGAGATGCTTGGGGAAGAAGGAAAGGGATTCATCAATGCGATGAAGACTCTGGATACCGGCCGTTTAGGCGTAGCGGCACAATCCATTGGGCTTGCCCAAGGTTGTTTGGATGAAGCGGTAAAATACGCCAAAGAAAGAAAACAATTCGGAAGAAGGATTGCGGATTTTCAAGGGATCAGCTTCATGATCGCCGATATGGCGACGAAATTGGAAGCGGCGAAAGAACTGGTCTACAAGACGGCCTATTTGCTCGACGCCAATCAGGATACCACGCTCAGCGCGTCCATGGCGAAATTGTTTGCTTCAGAGGTATGCAATGAAATTGCTGCAAAGACGCTGCAAATCCATGGCGGCTATGGCTATATCAAGGATTACAAGATTGAGCGGATGTACCGCGATTGTCGTGTGTTCACGATTTATGAAGGTACAAGTCAAGTGCAAAGAATCGTGATCTCTGGGAAATTACTGAAAAAATAG
- a CDS encoding electron transfer flavoprotein subunit beta/FixA family protein yields MKILVCVKQVPDTNEVKIDPVKGTLIRDGVPSILNPDDANALEAALQIKDANPDSKVIVLSMGPPQAVYMLRECLAMGADEAYLLSDRAFGGADTCATSTTLAAGVKKVGDVDLIFAGRQAIDGDTAQVGPQTAWRLDLPVVSYVSEVKLEKGKAIVKRMLEDGYEMIEVKTPCVLTAVKELNEPRYMTVDKIEAAYKTDIPVWDHLAVGLDPKDCGLNASPTQVFRSFTPPPKGKGEILKGTPKEMAESLVSGLKEKHYL; encoded by the coding sequence ATGAAAATACTGGTCTGTGTAAAACAAGTACCGGATACCAACGAAGTCAAAATTGATCCTGTAAAAGGTACGTTAATCAGGGACGGCGTGCCCAGTATTCTGAATCCGGATGATGCAAACGCGTTGGAAGCGGCGTTGCAGATCAAAGACGCGAATCCGGATTCCAAAGTGATCGTTTTGAGTATGGGACCGCCGCAGGCAGTTTATATGCTGCGGGAATGCCTGGCCATGGGAGCGGATGAGGCTTATCTTTTGAGTGACCGGGCCTTTGGCGGAGCCGATACTTGCGCCACTTCTACTACATTGGCGGCGGGGGTCAAAAAAGTCGGCGATGTGGATTTGATTTTTGCAGGTCGCCAAGCAATTGACGGCGATACGGCGCAGGTGGGACCGCAAACGGCTTGGCGTCTTGATCTGCCGGTGGTGTCATACGTCAGCGAAGTCAAGCTGGAAAAAGGAAAAGCCATTGTAAAGCGAATGCTGGAAGACGGATACGAAATGATAGAAGTAAAAACTCCCTGCGTTTTGACGGCGGTAAAAGAGCTGAATGAACCCCGGTATATGACGGTTGATAAAATTGAAGCAGCCTACAAAACCGACATTCCTGTCTGGGATCATTTGGCTGTGGGGCTTGACCCGAAAGATTGCGGACTCAACGCCTCCCCCACACAAGTATTCCGTTCCTTTACGCCGCCTCCCAAAGGAAAAGGCGAAATTCTCAAAGGTACGCCGAAAGAAATGGCTGAATCGCTGGTGTCAGGACTAAAGGAAAAGCACTATTTGTAG